In one Juglans regia cultivar Chandler chromosome 11, Walnut 2.0, whole genome shotgun sequence genomic region, the following are encoded:
- the LOC108998799 gene encoding cation/H(+) antiporter 3-like — MQPSRTRAPFLATDGVIFWKVVSLFSELSLPVSASGLGLPEQAKMNSSSIDGTITASKEICISLPPQVNSDGVWISNATSSLTNFSLPLLEMQLILAFISNIVCYLILNSFGLITKFVSQMMAGILMGPHVFGGTKSFGELLFPLVSQEMLDTIAMLGYTLFLFLSGVKMDMGIIFRTGRKAMYTGALSLLMPLLLGMGTLQLFGNRWWGLRGAEKLEVVFATATHSMTPFPVIACLLSDLNILNSELGRLGLSSAIVSDLFSGFLNSVFTLAKVAYDHSTSRAFMDFGIIVVYLAVVVLGARPAMYWMVRQTPEGRPVKDLYIYIIILAVLGSALLSVWFDQLIVFGPFVLGLAVPDGPPLGSTLVYKLDSMVSGALLPLFVITTMKSVNFSGINLNSDLAIAHATAMVVVIVAKFAACLVPPLYSSMPMNDALTLALIMSCKGVVEMANYSIARGQNNIGEKIFSLAMFTILVTASIVPVLIRRLYDPTRKYAGYQKRNLIHHKPNTELRILSCIHKPDNVPAVINLLEHISPTRENPLAVYVLHLIELIGRASPVFISHQMQKKTLSNRSYSQDLILSFSHFQRNNHEAIAVNVFTAISPSKLMYEDICTLALDKLTSLIVLPFHRKYSIDGSIELEDNTLRTLNCSVLDRAPCSVAILVNRGHIRRSTPSVLASYSIAMIFLGGNDDREALILAGRMVNDSRVSLTVVRLIAEGEDSITDWSNMLDSETLKSFKYHSAADHKGCVMYIEEELKDGTETATMLRELIDNYDLCIVGRRYNVESPLTTCLEEWSEFPELGVMGDMLASTDFNGRCSVLVVQQQMTI, encoded by the exons ATGCAACCTAGCAGAACGAGGGCGCCATTTCTAGCCACAGACGGTGTCATTTTCTGGAAAGTAGTGTCTTTGTTCTCTGAACTTTCTCTACCTGTGTCTGCCTCTGGTCTCGGGCTACCTGAGCAGGCAAAGATGAATTCATCAAGCATTGATGGCACCATTACTGCAAGtaaagaaatatgcatttctcTACCACCTCAAGTAAATTCAGATGGCGTCTGGATCTCGAATGCCACTTCATCTCTTACCAACTTCTCCTTGCCACTGCTGGAAATGCAATTGATTCTCGCGTTCATCTCCAACATAGTCTGTTATTTGATTCTCAATAGCTTTGGGCTGATTACCAAATTTGTCTCTCAAATGATG GCTGGGATATTAATGGGTCCTCACGTTTTTGGCGGCACGAAAAGTTTTGGTGAACTCCTGTTCCCCCTTGTAAGTCAGGAAATGCTTGATACGATAGCTATGTTAGGCTACACGTTATTTCTATTTCTAAGTGGAGTGAAAATGGATATGGGAATTATATTCAGAACCGGAAGAAAGGCCATGTATACAGGTGCTTTGTCCCTATTAATGCCCTTGTTACTTGGTATGGGAACGCTCCAGCTATTCGGCAATCGCTGGTGGGGTCTAAGAGGCGCAGAAAAGCTGGAAGTAGTCTTCGCGACTGCGACACATTCTATGACTCCATTTCCGGTCATAGCTTGCCTTCTGAGTGACCTCAATATCCTAAACTCAGAACTCGGCCGGCTAGGACTATCTTCTGCAATTGTCAGCGATTTATTCAGTGGATTTCTCAACAGTGTTTTCACATTGGCTAAAGTTGCCTATGATCATTCAACCAGCAGGGCTTTCATGGATTTCGGGATTATCGTAGTATATCTCGCTGTGGTCGTGCTTGGTGCCCGGCCGGCGATGTATTGGATGGTCAGACAGACCCCAGAAGGGAGACCTGTCAAGGACCTTTACATCTATATCATCATTCTAGCAGTTCTGGGTTCAGCTTTGCTGTCTGTGTGGTTTGACCAATTGATAGTATTCGGGCCatttgttttgggtttggccGTGCCAGACGGACCGCCATTGGGTTCCACTCTAGTTTATAAGCTCGATAGCATGGTCTCAGGGGCGCTTTTGCCACTCTTTGTAATCACAACCATGAAGAGTGTAAATTTCTCAGGCATCAACCTTAATTCCGATCTAGCAATAGCCCATGCAACAGCAATGGTGGTTGTCATCGTTGCCAAGTTTGCAGCCTGTTTGGTTCCTCCACTGTATTCCAGTATGCCCATGAATGATGCTCTCACACTGGCTCTCATTATGAGTTGCAAAGGCGTTGTCGAAATGGCCAATTATAGCATTGCCAGAGGCCAAAAC AACATAGGCGAGAAGATTTTCTCGCTTGCAATGTTCACTATTCTAGTAACTGCAAGCATTGTGCCAGTTCTGATAAGAAGGTTATACGATCCTACAAGGAAATATGCAGGCTACcagaaaagaaatttaatcCATCATAAACCAAATACGGAGCTACGGATACTTTCTTGCATCCACAAACCAGACAACGTCCCCGCCGTCATCAACCTCCTTGAGCATATATCTCCAACTCGAGAGAACCCTCTTGCTGTTTACGTTCTTCATCTCATTGAGCTAATCGGCAGGGCCTCCCCCGTTTTCATTTCTCACCAGATGCAGAAGAAAACTCTCTCCAACCGTTCATACTCCCAAGACTTGATTCTTTCGTTCAGTCACTTCCAGCGAAACAATCACGAAGCTATAGCCGTGAATGTCTTCACCGCGATCTCCCCGTCCAAGCTGATGTACGAAGATATCTGCACGCTTGCACTGGACAAACTCACGTCTCTCATAGTACTCCCGTTTCATCGGAAATACTCCATTGACGGGTCTATTGAACTGGAAGACAATACCTTAAGGACCCTAAATTGTAGCGTCCTCGACCGAGCGCCTTGCTCTGTGGCAATCCTGGTCAACCGTGGCCATATAAGACGTTCAACGCCTTCTGTGCTAGCGTCATACAGCATTGCCATGATCTTCCTGGGAGGCAATGATGATCGGGAGGCACTGATTTTGGCTGGTCGCATGGTGAACGACTCGAGGGTTAGCCTGACTGTCGTACGATTGATTGCAGAGGGTGAGGACAGCATTACTGATTGGAGTAATATGCTGGACTCGGAGACATTGAAGAGCTTCAAGTACCACAGCGCCGCCGATCATAAAGGTTGTGTAATGTACATAGAGGAGGAGTTGAAAGATGGAACCGAGACAGCAACAATGTTGAGAGAACTAATAGATAACTATGATCTTTGTATAGTTGGGAGAAGATACAACGTGGAGAGCCCTCTAACAACATGTCTTGAAGAATGGAGTGAGTTTCCAGAGCTTGGGGTTATGGGAGACATGCTTGCCTCGACAGACTTCAATGGCAGATGTTCGGTTTTGGTGGTGCAACAACAAATGACAATATAG